The DNA region TTCAGAGCCAGGTAACTTCCAGGTGACAGGTATTGAGCCTGTGCCTCAGTCTGACCTATCCCTGTCAGACTGCAGCTCCGCCTGCGTGCTGACCGGGACTCAGTGCGTGTCCAAATTTAACGAAGAAGCTAAAAACACTGTGACCATACACCTGGCTGTGCTCCGCCTGCCTCGCTTCTCAACAGACATCCTGATCAGCTTCAACGACCCTCAGAGCATCAGCCCCTCCAGCAGCAGTGCAGCTTCAGCGGAGACACACTCACAGCCCTGGATCATGCACGACTTCCAGCGCCTGCTGCAGACCCTGACCCTGCACGACCCTGGCCTGTTCAGATAGAACAAACACTGATCTCTGTGTGGGGGCTCACCTGAGCACAGGTGTAGTCTTAGGACTGTGCTGTTCTTTGAAGGGTTGTCTCATTACCAGATCTTTCAACTCCGATATGATAttagtaaaaatcaaacgatTTGTTTACCAaagcaacaacaataaaagtcGGCAACACATATTGGATACTGGAACTGCAGGCCAGCTCTTTGATTCTGTCTAAACATTTAGACtttgctctttctctttctctcatacTTCAGCTGCAGCTTTGGGATCAAAATCTGACTCTCAAtctgactgaagatctgaagtttgtggtatcaaaaagtatcaaagtttTGACACCATTAGTGCTTTGAGGTCCTTTAAACACCTGACTCACAGCTTTGCCCTGATTGGTtcccaaccatagactgttaatATAGTTTCCAACACACAAAGATAGTCAGCGGTCCTTTGATGCTGTCTCTGCTGTGATGACACGAAGGAAAACatgttctgttctgtgtttgaCCCTGACTGAAAATCAAACGTATTCTGATAAGATATTTTTGttataataaaagttaaagataAACGTCTCGTATTCTTGTGTCACTAAGGATTTTTACAGATGTCCTGAGTGGTGTAATGTCTCTACAgaggccctgaaggtcaactgcgAAACTAAAACAGACAAAGCATTCATGAGAGGTTATTTTTGTGTCTCGagatatttttgcatttgacaaagggtttttgtgttttgtgaaaaaTTCTTTGCGTTTAGATAAatgatgatagatagatagtgtGACAGCAAGTCTTACAACAGCATAGAAATCTGGTCAAAAAGAAGCCGTTTGAAGACATCCCTTTGGGCTCCAGGAAAGTATTATTTCACAATCTTCTCTGACTAAAATAATCGATTAGTCATGGATATAACTGCTACATTCATCAGCCGAATGAGTTGCAGTCTGTCTTCATACGCTTGCATGTGAAGATAAGTGCTCTTTATTCATAAAGCTGTGATTGTATTCATGTTAAATCTCTTTGtgtatctaaaaaaaagaaaaaatgtgacatatttAAATATCCTCTCTGTCCAAAAGGCAAGTTTATATATGTATAGAGCATCGTTCATACTAAGAGCAACTAAAAGTGTTTCTGAATTACAAACATAATAATGCAAAAATTAGACTGTAAAATCCAAAACGCTAAATTACAAGCCCAACAAACGTGGGTTTGACAAAGACTCTTCACTTAACTTCATTATGacaaaaaagcagcaaatcctCACTCGGTATCACTCGttaatgactgaaaaaaaacaatcataatCAAATATATTTAGCAGTTACTTATTTAAACTCTTATCTGTTGAGCCAGGTGGAGCCTTGTCCAAAATGTTAGTGCAAAATCCCTCCAATAACAGACTACCTGTTTATTGAATATTCACCCTGTAACATCACTGCTATATGACAGTTCTAACAACACATTTCTTCTGTAAGTGATGTCAAAGGTCAGAGCAGAGGTCAGACATATTAACTCCCTGTGCAGCAGGTAAAACGGAGGTCATGTTCTCCTTGTCCTCAGAGAATACGGTTGTAAAACGGTGGAAAGTGAGCAGACGGGTCCGCGCAGGAGTCAATATTAGATCAACTGTTTCCATTGTTCACGGCAGACGAATCATGCTGGACTCGTTCATTAGTCCGGACCTTTAAAAGCGCTGGAAAAACTTAATGCGAGGGAGagtttggtgaaaaataaaatttaTAGAATGGAAAGTGACCCTCACTATTTTTAGCTTTGAAGGTTTGGAGTCAGATTTGGAACTTTTAAGTCACACAGCGAGAGACAGATGTGCTGTTATTTAAAGTACAGAAGTTCTGATTGAATCTTTTGCGAAATAAAACTCATCACAGCGCTGGGTTTCAGGTAAACATTACACAGCACATAAAAGGAAGTACAGCCGGTCTCCTCAAAGCCACATCAAACCGCTTAGATCCTCTGCTGCCAGCATGACTCATTCACATCTCATCCTGTCCTGTCAGAGATCC from Labrus bergylta chromosome 6, fLabBer1.1, whole genome shotgun sequence includes:
- the rangrf gene encoding ran guanine nucleotide release factor, translated to MQRAPGGAPQPRPLFGGALSAVLPHTSVDTSQLREIPDNQEVFAHTHTDQSLIVELVEYQAQVSDQDAARYHFEDIAGSNKASEPGNFQVTGIEPVPQSDLSLSDCSSACVLTGTQCVSKFNEEAKNTVTIHLAVLRLPRFSTDILISFNDPQSISPSSSSAASAETHSQPWIMHDFQRLLQTLTLHDPGLFR